From Rutidosis leptorrhynchoides isolate AG116_Rl617_1_P2 chromosome 3, CSIRO_AGI_Rlap_v1, whole genome shotgun sequence, a single genomic window includes:
- the LOC139900731 gene encoding glucose and ribitol dehydrogenase-like: MKEGSGIINTTSILAHIPDPPSWLDYISTKGAIVSFTRGLALDLVDKKIRVNGVALGPIWTPPEASALNDYDIGRFGSTVPMNRAGQTYEVAPSYVFLASEDSSYFTGQVLHPNDGTVVNG, translated from the exons ATGAAAGAAGGAAGCGGCATCATAAATACAACATCAATTTTAGCACACATACCTGACCCACCAAGCTGGCTTGACTACATTTCAACAAAGGGAGCTATAGTGTCTTTCACAAGGGGTTTAGCTTTGGATCTGGTCGATAAGAAGATTCGTGTTAATGGTGTGGCTCTTGGACCTATATGGACACCACCGGAAGCTTCTGCACTCAATGACTATGATATAGGAAGGTTTGGGTCAACTGTGCCCATGAATCGGGCGGGTCAGACGTATGAGGTTGCTCCATCATATGTGTTCCTAGCATCTGAGGACTCTTCCTACTTTACTGGCCAAGTTCTTCATCCTAATG atggaACAGTTGTCAATGGATAG